In the genome of Lactobacillus intestinalis, the window GACCAACACAACCCATTAGGTGAATTGACCCACAAGCGTCGTATGTCAGCTTTAGGGCCTGGTGGTTTGACTCGTGATCGTGCCGGATATGAAGTTCGTGACGTTCACTACACTCACTATGGTCGTTTATGTCCAATTGAAACACCTGAAGGTCCTAACATTGGTTTGATTAACTCACTTGCTTCCTATGCAATCATCAACAAGTATGGCTTCATCGAAACCCCATACCGTCGTGTATCATGGAAAACTCACAAAGTTACTGATAAGATTGACTACTTAACTGCCGATGTTGAAGATAACTACATTATTGCCGGGGCTAACACTCGTTTAAATGATGATGGTTCATTCAAGGATGACTTGATTTTAGCTCGTCATAAGGAAGATAACGTCGAAGTTACTCCAGATAAGATTGACTACATGGACGTTATTCCTAAGCAAGTTGTGTCAGTTGCTTCTGCATGTATTCCATTCCTTGAAAACGACGACTCTAACCGTGCTTTGATGGGTGCCAACCAGCAAAGACAGGCTGCACCTTTAATTAATCCACACAGTTCCCTTGTTGGTACTGGTATGGAATACCGTGCTGCTCACGATTCTGGTGCTGCTTTAGTTGCTAAGGCTGCTGGTACTGTTGAATATGTTGATGCTAATGAAGTTCGCGTTAGACGTGAAGATGGTACTTTAGATAAGTATGTTCTTGAAAAGTACCGTCGTTCAAACAACTCTAAGTCATACAACCAAACTCCTAATGTTAAGTTAGGTGATCATGTAGACAAGAGCGATGTTATTGCTAACGGTCCGACTATGGATCATGGTGAACTTGCATTGGGTCAAAACCCAGTTATTGCCTTCATGACTTGGAACATGTACAACTATGAAGATGCCATCATGCTTTCAGAACGTTTGGTAAAGGATGATGTTTACACTTCAATTAGTATTGAAGACTATGAATCAGAAGCTCGTGATACTAAGCTTGGTCCAGAAGAAATCACCCGTGAAATTCCAAACGTGGGTGAAGATGCTTTGAAGGACTTAGACGCTGAAGGTATTATTCGTATCGGTGCCGAAGTTCACGATGGCGATATTTTGGTAGGTAAGGTTACTCCAAAGGGTGTGACTGAATTATCTGCTGAAGAAAGATTGCTTCACGCTATTTTTGGTGAAAAAGCTCGTGAAGTTCGTGATACTTCTCTTCGTGTACCACACGGTGGTGGCGGTATCGTTCAAGACGTTAAGGTTTACACTCGTGAAGCAGGTGATGAACTTTCACCAGGTGTTAACACTATGGTTAGAGTTTACATTGCTCAAAAGAGAAAGATTCAAGTCGGGGACAAGATGTCTGGTCGTCACGGTAACAAAGGTACTGTTGCCATGGTTGCTCCAGAAGAAGATATGCCATACTTACCAGATGGTACTCCAGTTGATATTTGCTTGAACCCAATGGGTGTGCCTTCACGTATGAACATTGGACAGCTTCTTGAACTTCACTTAGGTCGTGCAGCTAATGATTTAGGTATTCACGTTGCTACTCCTGTATTTGATGGGGCAACTGAAGAAGATGTTTGGAACACTGTTCGTCAAGCTGGTGTTGATAAAGATGGTAAGACAGTTATTTACGATGGACGTACGGGTGAACCATTCCATAACCGTGTATCTGTAGGTATCATGCACTACTTGAAGCTTACTCACATGGTTGATGATAAGATTCACGCACGTTCAATCGGACCTTACTCACTTGTTACTCAACAACCACTTGGTGGTAAAGCTCAATTTGGTGGACAGCGTTTTGGTGAAATGGAAGTTTGGGCTCTTGAAGCTTACGGTGCAGCTTACACATTGCAAGAAATCTTGACTTACAAGTCAGATGACGTTGTTGGACGTGTAAAGGCATATGAAGCTATTGTTAAGGGTGAAAGAATTCCTAAGCCAGGTGTTCCTGAATCATTCCGTGTTCTTGTTAAAGAATTACAATCTCTTGGATTAGATATTCGAGTTCTTGACTTAGATCATAAGGAAATTGAGTTACGTGATATGAATGATGATTCAAATGAACATTTGAATATTGATACTTTGTCACGTATGGCAGAAGAACAACAAAAGAAGAAGTTAGCCGAAGAAACTACAAAAGAAGATAATAAGTCTGCAGATAAGCCAGAAAATACACCTGTAGACAATTCAGACGACAAGGTTTCTAAATAGTAGGAGGTTAAACTTTTGATCGACGTAAATAAGTTTGAAAGTATGCAAATTGGTCTTGCATCACCTAACAAGATCAGAAGCTGGTCATATGGTGAAGTTAAAAAGCCTGAGACCATCAACTACCGTACTTTAAAGCCAGAAAAAGATGGCTTATTTGATGAAAGAATTTTTGGACCAACTAAAGATTGGTCATGTGCTTGTGGTAAGTACAAGGGTGTTAGATACCGCGGAATTGTTTGTGATCGTTGTGGTGTTGAAGTTACTTCTTCTAAAGTAAGAAGAGAAAGAATGGGACACATTGAATTAGCTGCCCCAGTAACTCACATTTGGTACTTCAAGGGTATTCCTTCAAGAATGGGTTTAGTTTTGGATATTTCTCCAAGACTTCTTGAAGAAGTCATTTACTTTGCTGCATACATTGTTATTGATCCAGGTGATACTGATCTTGAACCAAAGCAATTGTTAACTGAAGCAGAATACCGTGAACAAAAAGCTAAGTATGGCAATCGTTTTGAAGCAAAAATGGGTGCTGAAGCTATCCGTGAATTGCTTAAGAAAGTTGACTTGGCTAAAGAAGTTGCAGCTTTAAAGAAAGAACTTCAAACTGCAACTGGTCAAAAGCGTACTCGTGCAATTCGTCGTTTGGACATTTTGGATGCATTTAAGAATTCTGGTAACAAGCCAGAATGGATGATTATGGATGCTGTTCCAGTTATCCCACCAGACTTGCGTCCAATGGTTCAACTTGAAGGTGGACGTTTTGCTACTTCTGATTTGAACGATTTGTACAGACGTGTAATTAACCGTAATAACCGTTTAAAGAGATTGCTTGATTTAAACGCACCAAACATTATCGTTCAAAACGAAAAGCGTATGCTTCAAGAGGCTGTTGATGCTTTGATCGACAATGGTCGTCGTGGTCGTCCAGTTGTTGGACCAGGTAACCGTCCACTTAAGTCACTTTCACACATGCTTAAAGGTAAGCAAGGTCGTTTCCGTCAAAACTTGCTTGGTAAGCGTGTTGACTACTCTGGTCGTTCAGTTATCGATGTTTCACCAAAATTGAAATTCTATCAATGTGGTGTTCCTCGCCCAATGGCTCTTGAATTATTCAAACCATTTGTAATGCATGAATTGGTTAAGCGTAAGATTGCATCTAACATTAAGAATGCTAAGCGCAAGATTGATCGTGAAGATGATGATATCTGGGATGTACTTGAAGATGTAATTAAGGAACGTCCAGTTCTTTTGAACCGTGCACCTACTTTGCACCGTTTGAGTATTCAAGCATTTGAACCTGTATTGGTACCTGGTAAATCTATTCGTTTGCACCCACTTGCTTGTGAAGCTTACAATGCCGACTTCGATGGTGACCAGATGGCCATTCACGTTCCATTATCTGATGAAGCTGTTGCGGAATCACGTTTGCTTATGCTCGCAGCTCACCACATTTTGGCACCTAAGGATGGTAAGCCAATCGTAACTCCATCTCAGGACGTCGTGCTTGGTAACTACTGGTTAACTCAAGCTGAAAAGGGCCGTGAAGGTGAAGGTATGATCTTTAGCTCTCCTGCAGAAGCAGCTGTAGCTTACGAAAATGGCGACATTCACTACCATACAATTATTGGTATGTCTGCAGATTCAATGCCTGAAAAGCCATGGCCTAAGGGTCATGAACATGGAATCTTCATTACTACTTACGGTAAGATTGTATTCAATCAAATTTTCCCTGAAGATTACTTCTACATTAATGAACCTACCGAGGAAAACTTGAATAATCCACTTAGCGCTAAGTACTTCTTAAACGAAGGTGAAGATATCCACACTAAGATTAATGAAGTTGCCGATGATTTAATTGCAAATCCATTCAAGAAGGGCTTCTTGTCAGATTCTATTGCTACTATCTACAAGTACTACAAGGTTCAAAGAACCTCAGAATATCTTGATGATTTGAAGACTTTAGGCTACACTAGTTCAACTATTTCTGGAATTACTATCGGTATGAATGATGTTCCAGAAATTACTGATAAGGATGATAAGGTAGCTAAGGCTCACAAGCAGGTTGATGTGGTATCTAAGCAATTTAGACGTGGACTTATTACTGAACAAGAACGTCATGATCGAGTAATTAACATTTGGAATCAATGTAAAGATGAAGTTCAAAATGAAATTGCTCAAATTTATGATCCACGTAACCCAATTACAATCATGGCCGACTCAGGTGCCCGTGGTAACATTTCAAACTTTACTCAGTTAGCTGGTATGCGTGGGTTGATGGCCACTCCTAACGGTGGATTGTTCGAAATTCCTGTTACTTCAAACTTCAAGGAAGGTTTGTCTGTATTGGAATTATTCATGTCTACTCACGGTGCTCGTAAAGGTATGACTGATACCGCTTTGAAGACTGCCCAGTCAGGTTACTTGACTCGTCGTCTTGTTGATGTAGCCCAAGATGTAATTATTCGTGAAGATGATTGTGGCACTGATCGTGGCATTACCGTTCATGCAATCATGGAAGGTGATGAAATGATCGAACCATTATTTGACCGTTTGCTTGGTCGTTTCACTGCTGAAACTGTTAAGGATCCAAAGACCGGTGAAGTTATAGTTGGTCCTGATGTAATGATGGACGAAAAGATGGCCCGTAAGATCTGTGATGCTGGTGTAACTCACGTTGAAATTCGTTCAATTTTAACATGTGATACTCCTCACGGTGTCTGCCGTAAGTGTTACGGTATAAACTTAGCAACCGGCGAAGAAGTTGAAGTTGGTGAAGCAGTAGGTACTGTTGCCGCTCAATCAATTGGTGAACCTGGTACTCAGCTTACTTTGAGAACTTTCCACAACGGTGGGGTTGCCGGTGCTGAAGATATTACCCAAGGTTTGCCTCGTGTGCAAGAATTGTTCGAAGCTCGTAACCCTAAGGGTCGTGCTACAATTTCTGAAGTTGATGGTATCGTTGATTCTATTCAAGAAAATCCAGCTGAACACACTCGCGAAATTACTGTTAAGGGTAAGATTGATACAAGAAGTTACAGTGTTCCTTACACTGCTTCAGTTGCCGTTGGCGAAGGTGACGAAGTTCACCGTGGTGACAAATTAACTTTAGGTTCTGTTGATCCTAAGGAATTAATTCAAGTTACTGATACTTTGACTACTGAAAAGTACATCTTAGCTGAAGTTCAAAAGGCCTACAGAATGCAGGGTGTAGATATTTCTGATAAGCACGTTGAAGTATTAACTCGTCAAATGCTTCAAAAGGTTCGTGTTCTTGATCCAGGTGAAACTGACATCTTACCAGGTGAAGTTATGGATATTGGTCAATTCCGTGACCGTAACAAGGAAGTTATTATTTCTGGTGGAATTCCAGCAACTGCACAAAGTATTATTTTGGGTATTACAAAGGCTGCCCTTGAAACTAACAGTTTCTTGTCTGCTGCTTCATTCCAAGAAACTACTCGT includes:
- the rpoB gene encoding DNA-directed RNA polymerase subunit beta, with the protein product MLNGHVVNYGKHRTRRSFSRIKEVLRLPNLTDVQTESYKWFLDEGIKEVFDDIMPIGDFSGKLSLEYVGYKLQKPKYTVDEARDHDATYAAPMHVTLKLTNQETGEIKTQDVFFGDLPLMTESGSFIINGAERVIVSQLVRSPGVYYSGDYDKNGRQIFGATVIPNRGAWLEYETDAKNVSYVRVDRTRKLPLSVLIRAMGIGSDSDIIEMFGQSDTLQFTLDKDVHKNPADSRVAESLKDIYERLRPGEPKTTDSSRSLLYARFFDPRRYDLAPVGRYKINKKLSLKNRLYGQTLAETLADPDTGEIIAKKGTVVTHEVMDTLEKYLDRDDFKMVTYQPSKEGVLPDPITVQEIKVYSKVNPERVVKLMSNGHIDKEVKHLTPADVLASINYFLVLQDKIGTTDDIDHLGNRRIRRVGELLQNQFRIGLARMERVVRERMSIQDPSTVTPQQLINIRPIVASIKEFFGSSQLSQFMDQHNPLGELTHKRRMSALGPGGLTRDRAGYEVRDVHYTHYGRLCPIETPEGPNIGLINSLASYAIINKYGFIETPYRRVSWKTHKVTDKIDYLTADVEDNYIIAGANTRLNDDGSFKDDLILARHKEDNVEVTPDKIDYMDVIPKQVVSVASACIPFLENDDSNRALMGANQQRQAAPLINPHSSLVGTGMEYRAAHDSGAALVAKAAGTVEYVDANEVRVRREDGTLDKYVLEKYRRSNNSKSYNQTPNVKLGDHVDKSDVIANGPTMDHGELALGQNPVIAFMTWNMYNYEDAIMLSERLVKDDVYTSISIEDYESEARDTKLGPEEITREIPNVGEDALKDLDAEGIIRIGAEVHDGDILVGKVTPKGVTELSAEERLLHAIFGEKAREVRDTSLRVPHGGGGIVQDVKVYTREAGDELSPGVNTMVRVYIAQKRKIQVGDKMSGRHGNKGTVAMVAPEEDMPYLPDGTPVDICLNPMGVPSRMNIGQLLELHLGRAANDLGIHVATPVFDGATEEDVWNTVRQAGVDKDGKTVIYDGRTGEPFHNRVSVGIMHYLKLTHMVDDKIHARSIGPYSLVTQQPLGGKAQFGGQRFGEMEVWALEAYGAAYTLQEILTYKSDDVVGRVKAYEAIVKGERIPKPGVPESFRVLVKELQSLGLDIRVLDLDHKEIELRDMNDDSNEHLNIDTLSRMAEEQQKKKLAEETTKEDNKSADKPENTPVDNSDDKVSK
- the rpoC gene encoding DNA-directed RNA polymerase subunit beta', yielding MIDVNKFESMQIGLASPNKIRSWSYGEVKKPETINYRTLKPEKDGLFDERIFGPTKDWSCACGKYKGVRYRGIVCDRCGVEVTSSKVRRERMGHIELAAPVTHIWYFKGIPSRMGLVLDISPRLLEEVIYFAAYIVIDPGDTDLEPKQLLTEAEYREQKAKYGNRFEAKMGAEAIRELLKKVDLAKEVAALKKELQTATGQKRTRAIRRLDILDAFKNSGNKPEWMIMDAVPVIPPDLRPMVQLEGGRFATSDLNDLYRRVINRNNRLKRLLDLNAPNIIVQNEKRMLQEAVDALIDNGRRGRPVVGPGNRPLKSLSHMLKGKQGRFRQNLLGKRVDYSGRSVIDVSPKLKFYQCGVPRPMALELFKPFVMHELVKRKIASNIKNAKRKIDREDDDIWDVLEDVIKERPVLLNRAPTLHRLSIQAFEPVLVPGKSIRLHPLACEAYNADFDGDQMAIHVPLSDEAVAESRLLMLAAHHILAPKDGKPIVTPSQDVVLGNYWLTQAEKGREGEGMIFSSPAEAAVAYENGDIHYHTIIGMSADSMPEKPWPKGHEHGIFITTYGKIVFNQIFPEDYFYINEPTEENLNNPLSAKYFLNEGEDIHTKINEVADDLIANPFKKGFLSDSIATIYKYYKVQRTSEYLDDLKTLGYTSSTISGITIGMNDVPEITDKDDKVAKAHKQVDVVSKQFRRGLITEQERHDRVINIWNQCKDEVQNEIAQIYDPRNPITIMADSGARGNISNFTQLAGMRGLMATPNGGLFEIPVTSNFKEGLSVLELFMSTHGARKGMTDTALKTAQSGYLTRRLVDVAQDVIIREDDCGTDRGITVHAIMEGDEMIEPLFDRLLGRFTAETVKDPKTGEVIVGPDVMMDEKMARKICDAGVTHVEIRSILTCDTPHGVCRKCYGINLATGEEVEVGEAVGTVAAQSIGEPGTQLTLRTFHNGGVAGAEDITQGLPRVQELFEARNPKGRATISEVDGIVDSIQENPAEHTREITVKGKIDTRSYSVPYTASVAVGEGDEVHRGDKLTLGSVDPKELIQVTDTLTTEKYILAEVQKAYRMQGVDISDKHVEVLTRQMLQKVRVLDPGETDILPGEVMDIGQFRDRNKEVIISGGIPATAQSIILGITKAALETNSFLSAASFQETTRVLTDASIRGKNDPLLGLKENVIIGKIIPAGTGMPVYRSMEPQADVEKSKSVYSIADIEKQMNDKDKKPEA